One Lysinibacillus fusiformis genomic window carries:
- the cyoE gene encoding heme o synthase: MSNGRTLTATRNTEPETTSVVKDFLALIKIGIVNSNLVTTFTGMWLAFQFTGRHFLQELDVIFCTMLGAALIIGGSGAMNNFIDQDIDPIMKRTKARPTVTGRFKPNFVLTIALSFLIVGEILLFAASFAAGMWGLVGIFAYVVLYSMWSKRKHVSNTVVGSISGAIPPIIGFAAVEPALGPGALALFLIMFAWQPPHFYALAMKRTEEYRAANIPMLPVVKGFKRTKYSMVFWILLLFPLPFLLTELGNGFLILATALNLGWVILALKGFTTKDDIKWANKMFIYSLNHMTILFVSIIIFAVFS; the protein is encoded by the coding sequence ATGTCAAACGGTCGTACACTGACGGCTACTAGAAATACTGAACCAGAAACAACATCTGTTGTAAAAGATTTCTTAGCACTGATTAAAATTGGAATCGTTAACTCGAATCTTGTCACAACGTTTACAGGGATGTGGCTGGCATTTCAGTTTACTGGTAGACATTTCTTGCAAGAGCTTGATGTCATATTTTGCACCATGCTGGGTGCGGCATTAATTATCGGTGGTTCGGGTGCGATGAATAACTTCATTGATCAAGATATTGACCCGATCATGAAAAGAACGAAAGCAAGACCGACAGTAACAGGTAGATTCAAGCCGAATTTTGTATTGACCATTGCCCTCTCATTTTTAATTGTAGGTGAAATTTTGTTATTTGCGGCATCATTTGCGGCCGGCATGTGGGGACTAGTAGGAATATTTGCTTATGTCGTTCTGTACTCAATGTGGTCAAAAAGGAAGCATGTTAGTAACACGGTTGTAGGAAGTATTTCTGGCGCGATTCCACCAATAATCGGTTTCGCAGCAGTTGAACCTGCACTTGGTCCAGGGGCACTTGCTTTATTTCTCATCATGTTTGCATGGCAACCACCGCATTTTTATGCACTTGCTATGAAACGTACCGAAGAATATCGTGCGGCTAATATTCCCATGCTACCTGTTGTAAAAGGATTTAAACGAACAAAGTACTCAATGGTTTTCTGGATTCTTTTATTATTTCCGTTACCGTTCCTTTTAACAGAGCTAGGAAATGGCTTCTTAATACTTGCGACTGCATTGAACTTGGGTTGGGTAATACTAGCTCTTAAGGGCTTTACCACAAAAGATGATATAAAATGGGCAAATAAAATGTTTATTTATTCGTTGAATCATATGACCATTCTATTTGTATCCATCATTATATTTGCGGTATTTAGCTAA
- the coxB gene encoding cytochrome c oxidase subunit II: protein MMKGLKKWRLFSLLAVMMVFLSGCGEEYISALKPSGEVGKEQLNLLLLTTGIMTLVVVIVSVIYLLAFVKFRRAKVGENVIPKQVEGSHTLEVIWTVIPIILLLIIAVPVVTATYKFADVAAMDEVDENGNKTALTVNVTAKLYWWEFEYPNQGIVTAQELVVPTGQKVYFNLKAADVKHSFWIPAVGGKMDTNVENLNKFYLVFDKESKDLKDGVFYGKCAELCGPSHALMDFKVKSLSPEAFDAWVVSMKATEGQTADKASTDLGEATFANSCLACHAVSGVGGTGGVGPNLTTFGDRNRVAGFLEHTEENLQAWIKDPGQYKPGNLMLNPDGTAPIYGDLSDEEIQALATYIMGLSVEK from the coding sequence ATGATGAAAGGGCTTAAAAAATGGCGTCTTTTTTCACTTCTAGCAGTGATGATGGTCTTCCTTTCTGGATGTGGTGAAGAATACATTTCTGCACTGAAACCATCTGGTGAAGTAGGTAAAGAACAATTGAATTTATTACTGTTAACTACAGGAATTATGACGCTAGTAGTAGTAATAGTATCAGTTATCTATTTACTTGCATTCGTTAAGTTCCGTCGTGCTAAAGTCGGCGAGAACGTTATTCCTAAGCAAGTAGAAGGAAGTCACACTCTTGAAGTGATTTGGACAGTTATTCCAATTATCTTATTATTAATTATTGCTGTACCAGTTGTTACGGCTACTTATAAATTTGCAGATGTTGCTGCAATGGACGAAGTAGACGAAAACGGTAATAAAACTGCTCTTACAGTAAATGTAACTGCAAAACTATATTGGTGGGAGTTTGAATACCCTAACCAAGGTATCGTAACTGCACAAGAATTAGTTGTACCAACAGGCCAAAAAGTTTACTTTAACTTAAAAGCTGCCGATGTTAAGCACTCATTCTGGATTCCTGCTGTAGGCGGTAAAATGGATACAAACGTAGAAAACTTAAACAAATTCTACCTCGTATTCGATAAAGAATCGAAAGACCTTAAAGACGGCGTATTTTATGGTAAATGTGCTGAGTTATGTGGTCCTTCACATGCATTAATGGACTTTAAAGTAAAATCATTAAGCCCAGAAGCGTTTGATGCTTGGGTGGTTTCAATGAAAGCTACAGAAGGACAAACTGCCGACAAAGCATCTACAGATCTTGGTGAAGCAACATTTGCTAACAGTTGTTTAGCTTGTCATGCTGTATCAGGCGTAGGCGGAACAGGTGGAGTAGGTCCTAACTTAACTACATTTGGTGATCGTAACCGTGTTGCAGGTTTCTTAGAGCACACTGAAGAAAACTTACAAGCATGGATTAAGGATCCTGGACAATACAAACCAGGAAACTTAATGTTGAATCCAGATGGTACTGCACCAATCTATGGCGACTTATCTGACGAAGAAATTCAAGCTCTTGCAACTTACATCATGGGCTTATCAGTAGAGAAATAA
- a CDS encoding COX15/CtaA family protein: MQHNRYMKWFAVAATVGMLLILLGGALVTKTDSGLGCGRNWPDCNGSLIPKEITPEVLIEFSHRLVTGVVSISILALTIWTWRKLGHIREVKFLGFLAMFFLIAQAFIGAAQVLWGQGDFILALHFGISLISFAAVLLLSMIVFEVDRKFDADNVFIGKKLRWHTIAVTIYSYLVVYTGALVRHTDSSLICPDWPFCYNETPFALPNNMYEWVQMGHRLAVLIIFIWVTYITWHAIKEYKNQRVIYYGWIIAFIIVILQVLAGMLVVLTKLNLTVALMHSLFISLLFGLLCYMIMLVARSNFNEKSK; the protein is encoded by the coding sequence ATGCAACACAACAGGTATATGAAGTGGTTTGCTGTTGCTGCTACTGTGGGGATGCTCCTTATTTTACTTGGAGGAGCGCTCGTTACAAAAACAGATAGTGGCTTAGGCTGTGGCCGAAACTGGCCCGATTGCAATGGTTCTCTAATTCCCAAAGAAATAACACCAGAAGTATTAATTGAATTCTCGCATCGTCTTGTTACAGGAGTCGTTTCAATTTCAATTCTTGCATTAACAATTTGGACGTGGCGTAAACTCGGTCATATTCGAGAAGTTAAATTTTTAGGTTTCTTAGCAATGTTCTTTTTAATCGCACAGGCCTTTATCGGTGCAGCTCAAGTGCTTTGGGGACAAGGAGATTTCATACTTGCTCTGCATTTTGGGATTTCACTTATTTCCTTTGCAGCGGTTCTCCTTCTTTCTATGATTGTATTTGAAGTAGATCGAAAATTTGATGCTGATAACGTATTTATTGGCAAAAAGTTACGTTGGCATACGATTGCTGTCACAATTTATTCTTATTTAGTCGTTTATACAGGGGCTCTGGTACGCCATACAGATTCGAGCCTGATATGTCCTGATTGGCCATTTTGTTACAATGAAACACCGTTTGCACTACCAAACAATATGTACGAATGGGTGCAAATGGGACATCGGCTTGCAGTACTCATTATTTTCATTTGGGTTACATACATAACTTGGCACGCTATAAAAGAATACAAAAATCAACGCGTTATTTACTATGGTTGGATAATTGCCTTCATTATTGTTATTCTACAAGTTTTAGCTGGTATGTTAGTAGTCCTTACTAAATTAAATCTAACGGTCGCTTTAATGCATTCTTTGTTTATTTCACTATTATTCGGTCTGCTGTGCTATATGATTATGCTAGTAGCACGTAGTAATTTTAATGAGAAAAGTAAATGA